The Polyangium spumosum region CAACCCAATCCGTGTTCGCATGGACGCATCCCTCCCTTGCCGTGAGAATGACACACGGCAGGTTCGTTCGGCTGATGGTCGAATGGACCCGTGATCACCCCGCGGGTCCTCAAATGGTGAACCCGCGCGCACGGTAAAGTGGATCAAGCTCAGTATATACAGTTCGTCTGGTAGGGCAAATGATTCCGTACCGCCGGGGCAAATCCGGAATCCGCGTCCCGAACTGTCAGTGATTCGACACTCGGGCCATGCTGGGGCGGCCCATGGGTTGCATGCCGGGCGCGCGTGACGCGGGCGCGTCGACGCGGTGCATAAGAACGCCTACGGCGCGAGGCAGGGGGTATTGCCGCAAGGATCGATGACCTTGCCCGTCGAGCGCAAGAACTCGGAGATCTGCAGGCGCGCGCCCGGCAGGACACGCGGCGCGCCGTGGGGATCGACGCCGTCGCGCAGCGGCTTGTTCTCCACGGGCGGCGCCGGTGTGCCCTTGTTCGACGCCATGTCGTACGGCCCCGTATCCCAGACGAAGAGCGCCGAGCCGAAGTGCGGGTAACTCTCGAGCGGCTGAATGCCGAAATACGGGGTCACGTCGATGGAGCGGCCCGGGTTCAGGACGGGCACGTGGATCCCCGCGCCGATCGTGCGCGCCTCGATGTCGGCCGACCATTGCGTGACCTGATGGTCGGCGAACGCGTTCTGCATGAGCACCGCGTGGGTGGGCGTGTTCGGCAGCGGATCCTCGCCGACGTGCCAGGCATACCCGTTCGTCTCGCCGCGATCCCAGAGCATCTGCGCGGACGAGAAGACGAAGCGCCGGTCGAATTCGTTCGTGTACGCCTGGTCGAAGAACGTCCGGAGATCGTCGAAGCCCGTGGCGCGGTCGAGCAGGAGGCTGTAGTTCATGCCCGTGACGCCGAGGACGCCGCGGCGGATGTCCTGCGAGACGGCGACGAGCGCGCCGCCGAGGATGCCGCCCTGGCTGATGCCGTAATAAAACACGTCGCTCGTGTCGATCAGCGGCTGATCGAGCGGGCCGCCGCGGAACGCCGGGTCCTTCACGAAGCCCTCGGGGTGGATCATGAGCCGCGCGAGGAAGAGGTTGTTCAGGAGGCCCTGCTGGAGCCGGTCGGCGAGCGTATTCATCCGGCCAAACTCGGTGACGAGCCGGAGGATGTTCTCGTCGTCGCTCGACGCCATCCCGATGAAGTCCGTCGCGCAGAAGACGAAATTGTACGTGTTCGAGAGCTCGCCCGTGGCGGAGCCGCCGTTCACCTGGCTCGCCGAGCCCTGCTGGCCGTGGCCATAAAGCGCCGCGCGGCCGGGCACGACGGGCTGCGTGTTGTCGTTCCCGTCCGGGAGCGCGGCGCGCGGGATGTTGCAGATGAAGTTCGCCTGGAGCGTGGCCGTGCCGTCGAGCTGATCCGGGAGCCCGTCGTTCGGCTCATCGTAATGGAACGACGACCCCGAGACGCCGTTCGCCTGGTTCAGGTAGTTCGGGACCGTGAACGTGCCGATGACGCGGCGCGAGCGGTTCGCGTCGGGGTTCTGGAGGACCTGCGTGATCGTGAACGTGGGCGCGGCATTGCCGAGATTGGCGAAGGCGTCGTCGCGGATGTGGAGCATGCGCCCCGCGAGGCTCTTCGCGCTGGCGACGGTGAAATCCCAGGCGAGGTAGAGCTCCTTGCGCTCGATACCCGCGCCCGCGAGGACGTCGAAGATTTTTTCCATCGAATCACGCCGGGCCTCGATCGCCGGCACGTCCGAGGGGATCGCGTCGCGGTAGACCTGGAAGGCGTCGGAGGCCTCGATCGTCTTCCCCGCGCTGTCCTTCAGGTTGCGGAGGGCGACGACGTAGCGGTGCCCTTCACGGAAATTCATGCCCGCGCGGAGGATGAGCGCGCGCGTCGCGTCACTCGTCGCATACGAGTCGAGCTCGCCCCAGACGAGGTGCCTCTCGAGGGTGTCGGCGTCGACCACCACGAGCGGCGAGTCCGCCTCGAGCGAGCGCTCCATGTGGTTGATCGCGCCGATGCCGGTCGCGGCGAGGTCGAGGCCCGGCACGTACGTGAGGAGCATCTGGCCGGGCGAAAAACCGTCGGCGCGGTTCCAGTCCGTCGGATCCATTCCAATGCCGCCGGGGCTCACGATCGACCCCGGGGGCAAACCCGCGGCCGGGGAGAGGTCGACCTCCTTGTTGACGGGCATCGACGTCGGGTGGAGCGCGACGCGGCGGCCCGTGCTCGTCGCGGGATCGATGGTCGTGAAATGGTCGTTCGGCCAGGGGAAGAGGCAATGGGCGGTGTCCAGGATGTCGCAACGATCGGCGTTCGAGACGTCGATCGTGTTCGGATCGACGTCGAAGACCGGCGGAGGGTCGGGCGGCGTCGTCACGCAATCGACGGAGACGGCCGTCACGTCCGCGCCGGCGATGGCGCCCTTGCCGCCCGTCACGGTGCACGTCTGCGCCGGGTCCGTGGGCTGCGCGGTCACGGTGACGTCGTAGTCATCGCCGTCCGCGAGCCCCGGCGTGAAGGAGAAGGAGCCGCTCGCCTCGATCGGGAGGCTCGAGAAGAGGTCGTCCGGCAGGGCGATCTCGAGGACGAGGCCCTTGCCTTCGAGGCCCTTCACGGCCCCTCCGACCTTGTATTGGGAGCCCTCGGCGGGCGGCGGCGGCGTGGGCGTGGGCGCGGGATCGGAGCCGCAGCCGGCGGCGCCGACGGTGGCGAGCAGGAGTGTATAGGCAAGACGAGTTCGACGCATGAAGAGTCCTCCGTGATCCGCGCAGGGTATCACGGAGGACCGCCCGGCCGATACGGCGCCGGTGTTCGTTCAGATCACGTCCGCCGCCGCCGCGAACCCGATCCTGCCAATCTCGCCCGCGCCCTTGCGCCCCACGAATTCTCGAAAGCTCTCGCCCTCGGCGCGCCCTTCCACGTAATACCTCGCGATCGCCGCGATCACCTTGGGCGTCTCCTCCTCGGGCACGCGGCCGTCGAGGCGGTCGCCGATCTTCGCGTCCGGGCCGCAGCCGCCGCCGACGCGTAATGAATAATGCGGGCGCTCCACGCCGTCCTTGCCCTTCACCATCAGGCCCGTCATGCCGATGTCGGCCACGTGGTGCTGGCCGCACGAGTTCGGGCAGCCCGAGATCTTGATGTCGAAGGCGCCGATCTTCTGCACGAGATCGTCCGCCTCGGCGCGGCTGCCGCTCTCCGAGAGGTGCTCGCGCACGCGGGCGCCGACGCCCATGCTCTTCGTGATCGCCAGCGAGCAATAATCGGCACCCGGGCAGGCCACGATGTCGGTGATGTGCCCGGCGTCGGGCTCGGCGAGGCCAATCTGCGTGAGCGCGCGGTGCAGCGCCACGAGGTGACCCTCGGGGACGAACCGCATCACGAAGTTCTGCGTGTTCGTCGTGCGGACCTCGCCGTTGCCGTATTCGCGCGCGAGCGCCGCGAGCCTGCGCATCTGCTCGGCCGTGATGTCGCCGAGCGGCAGCTTCACCGTCACCACGCGGTAGCCGGGCTGCGTCTGCGCGAGCGTGTTCGTCCTCTTCCAGCGCGCGAAGGCGCCGTCGCCGATCGCGTCGCCGCCCGGGGCCGGCGGCGGCGCCTCCTCGTCCTTGTATTCGCCGAGATACCGGTCGAGATCCGCCTCGATCTTCGCGCCCTCCTCGGCCTTGATCTTCGTGAGCTCGTCGTCGAGCCGCTTCATGAACTCCGCCGCGCCGAGCTTGCGCAGCAGGAACTTGAGGCGCGCCTTCTTGCGATTCTTGCGCTCCCCATCCCGGTGGAAGACCCGGATCACCGCGTCACACGCGGCGATCACGTCCCGCTCGGGGATGAACTCGCGCCAGAGGTGCGCGATCTCCGGCGTCGAGCCGAGCCCGCCCGCGACATAGACCGAAAAACCTCGCCCCGCGTCCGTCACCCGCGCGAGCAGGCCGACGTCGTTGATCATGATCTGCGCGTGGTCGCGCGTGCTGCCCGTGAGGGCGATCTTGAACTTGCGCGGCAGCCTGCGGTTGTGCGGGTGGAAGAGGAAGTATTGCGTGATCGCGTGCGCGTGGGGCGAGACGTCGAACGGCTCGTCCGGCGCGACACCCGCGAGGTGCGACGCGGTCACGTTGCGCACCGCATCGGAGCAAGCGCCGAGCGCGGTCACGTCCGCCCGGGCGAGCACGCGCTGCAGCTCCAGCGTCTCCTCGAGCTCGAGGTGGTGGAGCTGGATGTCTTGACGCGTCGTGACGTGCGCGAGCCCGAGCGCCCAGCGCTCCGTCACCTCGGCGACGGCCTCGAGCTGCGCGGCCGTCATGCGCCCGCCCGGGACCTTGATCCGCTGCATGTTCTTCACCCGCGCGAGCTGCGCATACACGCCCATCCCGAGCCGTAGCGGACGGAACTGATCCGGCGTGATCTCCCCGCGCTTGAACCGCTCGATGTTCTCCGCGTACTCGTCGAGCACGGCCTGCATACGTGACGCTGCGTCAGACATGGCCCGCGAGTGTATCTTGCACTTTTCCGACGCGTCAAGTGGGACAATCCGCGGACGCGCTCCCGCGGAGGGCCGGGACGTGTTCTGCACCCTGCAGAAGGACGCCCCGGCGAGGCGGGAGGGGCTTCTGCGCAGCGCAGAAGGGCATCCGCCCAAGGACGCGGGGACCTCTGCGCGGATCGGAGCCCCTCGCGGGTGTGGTCGGACACATGTCTGCACACGTCAGAGACGGTCGCGGGTGGGCCCGGAGGGATGTCTGCGGGGCGCGGAGGTGACCGCGGGGACGGTCGGAGGGATGTGCGCGATGCGCAGACGGGGGCGAGGGCGAGGTGGGAGGGGGATCCGCGCCGAGCGGGGCTCAGCGATTGAAAGGCTTCATCGAGAACCGCGCGCGGTCGAGGGCGTCCATGCCCGAGCGGTCGGTGAGCCAGCATTGCGAATAACCGC contains the following coding sequences:
- a CDS encoding nitrite/sulfite reductase produces the protein MSDAASRMQAVLDEYAENIERFKRGEITPDQFRPLRLGMGVYAQLARVKNMQRIKVPGGRMTAAQLEAVAEVTERWALGLAHVTTRQDIQLHHLELEETLELQRVLARADVTALGACSDAVRNVTASHLAGVAPDEPFDVSPHAHAITQYFLFHPHNRRLPRKFKIALTGSTRDHAQIMINDVGLLARVTDAGRGFSVYVAGGLGSTPEIAHLWREFIPERDVIAACDAVIRVFHRDGERKNRKKARLKFLLRKLGAAEFMKRLDDELTKIKAEEGAKIEADLDRYLGEYKDEEAPPPAPGGDAIGDGAFARWKRTNTLAQTQPGYRVVTVKLPLGDITAEQMRRLAALAREYGNGEVRTTNTQNFVMRFVPEGHLVALHRALTQIGLAEPDAGHITDIVACPGADYCSLAITKSMGVGARVREHLSESGSRAEADDLVQKIGAFDIKISGCPNSCGQHHVADIGMTGLMVKGKDGVERPHYSLRVGGGCGPDAKIGDRLDGRVPEEETPKVIAAIARYYVEGRAEGESFREFVGRKGAGEIGRIGFAAAADVI